CACCGATTTGTTCGCGCAGCTCTCGCTCCATCCAGAGTTCAGAACGGTCGTCTGGCCGAACGGGGCCGATCTCGCGCCCGAGTTCCTCCACGACCGACTGACGAGCCGACGCTCTGAGGTAGCCGAGCCTTGAAGCAG
The window above is part of the Thermoanaerobaculia bacterium genome. Proteins encoded here:
- a CDS encoding DUF2442 domain-containing protein produces the protein MFPRPTEVRYLEGYRFWLRFDDGVEGEIDLAGELGGKIFEPLLDTDLFAQLSLHPEFRTVVWPNGADLAPEFLHDRLTSRRSEVAEP